Proteins encoded by one window of Salmonirosea aquatica:
- a CDS encoding malate:quinone oxidoreductase, translating to MTAITRKDNHPDIVLIGAGIMSATLGMLLKELDPSLSIEIIERLDHAAAESSDAWNNAGTGHSAFCELNYTPQRPDGSVDISKAVKVAESFEQSRQFWAFLTQHEFVELPTSFIRPIPHMSFVWGEKNVTFLQKRYEAMQKNVLFQEMQYSDDHSQLTDWMPLIMEGRDPNQKVAATYMPLGTDVNFGALTRAMFHCLKDMEGVTLHFNQEVRDLDRERDGSWEVSVRDRDTHERRKIHAKFVFIGAGGGSLPLLLKSGIPEGRGYGGFPVSGQWLRCTNPDIIRQHHAKVYGKAEVGSPPMSVPHLDTRMIKGKQELLFGPYAGFSTKFLKKGSFFDLPFSVNLRNIRPMIAAGLHNIPLTKYLIEQVSQTPQERLDALKRYFPEARLDDWELEIAGQRVQVIKKDEEEGGILEFGTEVVSAADGSLAALLGASPGASTAVSIMLSLLEKCFPEQLRTNAWQQKLREMIPSYGQSLGDNPALCHAMRTYTSEVLDLAPAE from the coding sequence ATGACTGCTATTACCCGTAAAGATAACCATCCCGACATTGTTCTGATTGGCGCGGGCATCATGAGTGCTACCCTCGGGATGCTACTCAAAGAACTCGACCCTTCGCTCAGCATAGAAATCATCGAGCGGCTCGACCACGCCGCCGCCGAAAGCTCCGACGCCTGGAACAATGCCGGTACCGGGCACTCGGCTTTTTGCGAGCTCAACTATACGCCCCAGCGTCCCGACGGCTCGGTGGATATTTCCAAGGCTGTCAAGGTAGCCGAATCCTTCGAGCAATCGCGGCAGTTCTGGGCGTTCCTGACCCAACATGAGTTCGTGGAGCTACCTACCTCCTTCATTCGCCCGATTCCACACATGAGTTTTGTGTGGGGCGAGAAAAATGTCACATTTCTGCAAAAACGGTACGAAGCCATGCAGAAGAATGTGTTATTTCAGGAAATGCAGTATTCCGATGATCATAGCCAGCTTACCGACTGGATGCCGCTGATTATGGAAGGCCGCGATCCAAATCAAAAGGTAGCTGCCACCTACATGCCCCTGGGTACCGATGTCAACTTCGGCGCCCTGACCCGTGCCATGTTCCACTGCCTTAAAGATATGGAAGGCGTGACGCTACATTTCAATCAGGAAGTCCGCGACCTGGACCGCGAGCGGGACGGTTCATGGGAGGTGAGTGTCCGGGATCGGGACACCCACGAGCGCCGGAAAATCCATGCCAAATTCGTATTCATCGGCGCGGGTGGCGGCTCTCTGCCGCTGCTGCTCAAATCCGGCATTCCCGAAGGCCGCGGCTACGGGGGCTTTCCGGTAAGCGGTCAATGGTTGCGTTGTACCAACCCCGACATCATCAGGCAGCATCATGCCAAAGTCTATGGCAAGGCCGAGGTAGGATCGCCGCCCATGTCGGTACCGCATCTGGACACGCGTATGATCAAGGGTAAGCAGGAGTTGCTTTTTGGTCCCTACGCGGGTTTCTCAACCAAGTTCTTGAAAAAAGGCTCTTTTTTTGACCTCCCCTTTTCGGTAAACCTGCGCAACATCCGGCCCATGATTGCTGCCGGTCTCCACAATATTCCGCTCACGAAGTACCTCATTGAGCAAGTAAGCCAGACGCCCCAGGAACGGCTGGACGCTCTGAAAAGATACTTTCCGGAAGCCCGGCTGGACGATTGGGAGCTCGAAATTGCCGGACAACGGGTTCAGGTGATCAAAAAAGACGAAGAAGAGGGCGGTATTCTGGAATTCGGAACCGAGGTAGTCAGCGCCGCCGATGGCAGCCTGGCCGCGTTGCTGGGCGCGTCGCCGGGCGCTTCCACGGCGGTGTCGATCATGTTGAGTTTGCTCGAAAAATGCTTTCCTGAGCAACTTCGCACCAATGCCT
- a CDS encoding winged helix-turn-helix transcriptional regulator, whose product MTQHECRKAHMAVQDTLSVVGGKWKLVILAILMDETKRFKELSRESGISPRILSKELKELEMNNLVSRKVCDTRPITVEYAATPYSQTLRQVTEALHNWGVQHREAIFHSDTQLEAVS is encoded by the coding sequence ATGACACAGCACGAATGTCGAAAAGCGCACATGGCCGTTCAGGATACGTTGTCGGTGGTGGGTGGAAAATGGAAGCTGGTGATTCTGGCGATCCTGATGGACGAAACAAAACGATTCAAAGAGCTTTCCCGGGAATCAGGCATTTCGCCCCGGATTCTGTCGAAGGAGTTGAAAGAACTGGAAATGAATAATCTGGTCAGCCGGAAAGTTTGCGACACCCGCCCCATCACGGTAGAGTACGCGGCTACCCCGTACAGCCAGACGTTGCGGCAGGTAACCGAAGCGCTGCATAATTGGGGCGTTCAGCATCGCGAGGCCATTTTCCACAGCGATACCCAGTTAGAGGCCGTGTCGTGA
- a CDS encoding DoxX family protein: MSTKTQKIIGWVLTGLIALAFIGSASMKLAGGTGAEEASEAMGLTAETIKLIAFVELISVALFIVPRTGLLGTLLLAAYLGGAIATHLEHQQPFFAPVILQGLVWIAAVLRFPELSRRFLGTKELA; encoded by the coding sequence ATGAGCACTAAAACACAAAAAATTATCGGATGGGTACTTACCGGACTCATCGCGCTGGCCTTCATCGGTAGCGCTAGCATGAAACTGGCGGGCGGAACCGGGGCGGAGGAAGCTTCAGAAGCCATGGGCCTCACGGCAGAAACGATTAAACTGATCGCATTCGTAGAGCTGATTTCGGTAGCTCTTTTTATTGTCCCGCGTACAGGCTTGCTAGGTACGCTGTTGCTGGCGGCCTACCTGGGCGGGGCCATAGCTACACACCTTGAGCATCAACAGCCCTTTTTTGCGCCGGTTATTCTTCAGGGGCTGGTGTGGATTGCGGCAGTCCTGCGTTTTCCAGAATTAAGCCGGCGATTCTTAGGTACCAAAGAATTGGCCTGA
- a CDS encoding polysaccharide deacetylase family protein: protein MLPKTIRLLFLIFCVGHAFAQTPPARLIIRGDDMGFSHSGNLALVESYKKGIETSIEVIVPSPWFPEAVQLLKEIPDADVGIHLALTSEWDLVKWRPMTQASSLVDADGYFYPMVFPNKNYPGRAIAENKWKLEDIEREFRAQIETALRHIPRISHLSSHMGCTALSKEVTALTKKLAQEYKIDIDTDAYKVQRLPLEGPRGTPTEKAQSFMNALSRVEPGKTYLFVEHPGLDNAELRAIHHIGYENVAEDRQGVTDLFTSADVKAKIKAKGIRLISYKDLLESNK, encoded by the coding sequence ATGCTGCCAAAAACAATTCGTCTGCTGTTTCTGATTTTCTGTGTGGGCCACGCCTTCGCCCAAACCCCACCCGCCCGCCTGATCATTCGTGGCGACGATATGGGCTTTTCGCACTCGGGCAATCTGGCCCTGGTGGAGTCGTACAAAAAGGGCATCGAAACTTCCATTGAAGTGATTGTACCCTCGCCCTGGTTTCCTGAAGCGGTGCAATTATTGAAAGAAATACCCGATGCGGACGTAGGTATTCACCTGGCCCTGACCAGTGAGTGGGATCTGGTGAAGTGGCGTCCCATGACCCAGGCCAGTAGTCTGGTCGACGCAGATGGGTACTTTTACCCGATGGTTTTTCCCAATAAAAACTATCCGGGCCGCGCCATTGCCGAAAATAAATGGAAGCTCGAGGACATTGAGCGTGAGTTCCGGGCGCAGATCGAAACCGCCCTGCGGCACATCCCGCGCATCAGTCACCTGTCTTCGCACATGGGCTGCACAGCGTTATCGAAGGAAGTAACGGCACTTACTAAAAAACTGGCGCAGGAATACAAAATCGATATCGATACGGATGCATACAAGGTACAGCGGCTGCCGCTGGAAGGGCCGCGTGGTACCCCCACCGAAAAAGCCCAAAGCTTTATGAACGCTCTCAGCCGCGTGGAACCCGGCAAAACCTACCTGTTTGTGGAGCATCCGGGCCTGGACAACGCCGAGCTCCGTGCTATCCATCACATTGGCTACGAGAACGTGGCCGAAGACCGGCAGGGCGTGACCGACCTATTTACCAGCGCCGACGTGAAAGCAAAAATCAAAGCAAAAGGCATTCGGCTGATCAGCTACAAGGATCTGCTGGAATCGAACAAATGA
- a CDS encoding phosphatase PAP2 family protein, whose amino-acid sequence MHTLMRIVRYLMNVLTYLDFQPSRKKALYLVLGLTALFLLLTAFVYLLPTTFIDIEFSEEVQEYNSPFLDAVMKGVSWFGTQTVAISLALATALVFLMLRYRWEALFLSLTLLSSVLNFGIKLLVNRPRPTDDLVRIVVKAQHNSFPSGHTVFYVTFFGFLIFLMYRLRQFPPAVRWGIGGVSLLLILAVPFSRVYLGAHWFSDVAAGFMLGLISLIGLILLYLPSTHSSPPHS is encoded by the coding sequence ATGCATACACTCATGAGAATAGTAAGGTACCTCATGAACGTACTGACGTACCTCGATTTTCAGCCTTCCCGAAAAAAAGCCCTGTACTTAGTACTAGGATTGACAGCACTCTTTCTGCTGTTGACGGCCTTCGTATACCTGCTGCCGACCACATTCATCGACATTGAATTTTCCGAAGAGGTGCAGGAGTACAACAGTCCTTTCCTGGACGCCGTGATGAAAGGCGTCAGTTGGTTTGGGACGCAAACTGTGGCTATTTCCCTTGCCCTGGCTACTGCACTCGTTTTTCTGATGCTTCGCTACCGCTGGGAAGCTCTCTTCCTAAGCCTCACACTGCTGTCTTCGGTGCTCAATTTTGGCATTAAGCTACTGGTCAACCGTCCCCGTCCCACCGACGATCTGGTGCGGATTGTGGTCAAAGCGCAGCACAACAGTTTTCCCAGCGGGCATACCGTGTTTTACGTTACTTTCTTTGGCTTTCTGATCTTTCTGATGTACCGACTGCGGCAATTTCCTCCCGCTGTGCGGTGGGGGATAGGTGGGGTGAGTTTGCTGTTGATCCTGGCCGTGCCCTTTTCCAGGGTGTACTTGGGGGCGCACTGGTTTTCGGACGTCGCCGCGGGTTTTATGCTGGGTCTAATTTCTCTGATCGGGCTAATTTTGCTTTATCTCCCGTCTACTCATTCTTCACCCCCTCACTCGTAG
- a CDS encoding glycoside hydrolase, with protein MPHKNYNILLLCAALLTLSCVKIGGTLPKVPLPGEARAVVSLNEEFQTIHSFGASDCWSAKFIGTWADESKKNQIADLLFSLDTTAAGQPKGIGLSLWRMNIGAGSYEQGEASDIGDAWRREECFLDAQGRYDWSKQAGSQWFLNAARQRGVPYTLGFANSPPVHMTVNGKAFAPGTASASNNDSLNLRTNQLTRFADFLTEVANHFNLDYLSPVNEPQWDWQAKKNGKAGQEGTPARSRDLIAVAKALSDRLNATDSKTTVVTGETAQIDYLYDKAESGRGNQLAELFGGSTSLGTLPNVQPIAAYHSYFSTCDDARLVGTRQKALQAARAAGSPTLWQSEFGVLGDICGKYNGSPRHTAIDYGLYVAKVLHNDLTVSNVASWQWWLAINPYNYSDGLVYINGPDGQFKNHDNARLAGQVVESKQLWTFGNFARFVRPGMKRIKVAIEGNADPVAQAGTYMMSGYKDATRKKIVLVAVNMTSQPVALPLSGLAVKNKRFVTYTTDKDKNLAKASVTSDKIVMVPESVTTLVGYYE; from the coding sequence ATGCCTCACAAAAACTACAACATCCTGCTGCTTTGCGCAGCACTGCTCACCTTATCCTGCGTTAAGATCGGAGGTACCCTACCTAAGGTACCCCTACCGGGAGAAGCCAGAGCTGTGGTTTCACTGAACGAAGAATTCCAGACGATCCATAGCTTCGGTGCATCCGATTGCTGGTCGGCCAAGTTTATTGGTACCTGGGCCGATGAAAGCAAGAAAAATCAGATCGCGGATTTGCTTTTCAGCCTCGACACCACGGCGGCGGGGCAGCCAAAGGGCATCGGCCTGTCGCTATGGCGAATGAACATCGGTGCGGGTAGCTACGAACAGGGTGAAGCCAGCGACATCGGCGATGCGTGGCGGCGGGAGGAATGCTTTCTGGACGCCCAGGGTAGGTACGACTGGTCGAAGCAGGCGGGCAGCCAATGGTTCCTGAATGCGGCCCGGCAGCGAGGGGTACCTTACACGCTGGGTTTTGCCAACTCACCGCCTGTCCACATGACGGTCAACGGCAAGGCGTTTGCGCCAGGTACTGCAAGCGCATCAAACAACGATTCGCTGAATCTCCGCACAAATCAACTGACCCGATTTGCTGATTTTTTGACCGAAGTCGCCAATCACTTTAACCTTGACTACCTTAGCCCCGTCAACGAGCCACAGTGGGACTGGCAGGCCAAGAAAAACGGAAAAGCCGGGCAGGAAGGTACCCCCGCCCGCAGCCGCGACCTGATCGCGGTAGCGAAGGCTTTATCTGACCGACTAAACGCCACAGACAGCAAAACCACGGTAGTTACCGGCGAAACCGCACAGATCGACTACCTCTACGACAAAGCAGAATCAGGTCGGGGCAACCAGTTGGCAGAGCTGTTCGGCGGAAGCACTTCGCTGGGTACCTTGCCCAATGTCCAACCCATCGCGGCGTACCACAGTTACTTTTCTACTTGCGACGACGCCCGGCTGGTCGGAACCCGGCAAAAAGCCCTTCAGGCCGCGCGGGCGGCGGGCAGTCCCACACTCTGGCAGAGCGAATTCGGGGTATTGGGCGACATCTGCGGCAAATACAATGGATCTCCCCGCCATACGGCTATTGACTACGGGCTGTACGTGGCCAAGGTACTTCACAACGACCTCACGGTATCTAACGTAGCCTCGTGGCAATGGTGGCTGGCGATCAACCCCTACAATTACAGCGACGGCCTGGTGTATATCAATGGCCCGGACGGACAATTCAAGAACCACGACAACGCCCGCTTGGCGGGGCAGGTCGTGGAGTCGAAGCAGTTGTGGACTTTTGGGAATTTCGCCCGTTTTGTACGACCCGGTATGAAACGCATTAAGGTAGCGATCGAAGGTAACGCTGATCCGGTGGCGCAGGCAGGTACCTACATGATGTCGGGCTATAAGGACGCAACCCGTAAGAAAATCGTGCTGGTCGCCGTCAATATGACTTCCCAACCCGTGGCACTGCCGCTGTCGGGCTTGGCCGTAAAGAACAAGCGCTTCGTAACCTACACCACTGATAAGGACAAAAACCTGGCGAAAGCATCAGTGACGAGCGATAAAATCGTGATGGTACCCGAATCCGTGACCACCCTGGTAGGGTACTACGAGTGA
- a CDS encoding VOC family protein: MLHCTPFLLFDGNCAEAMTFYQKCLGGELTLTKLGDTPMKDQFPTEKHGRIINAQLKSGAIDFSATDWMASPQLEPKPGNTFSLFVVGTSLADLKPVFEKLAEGADRDKRTFMELRSVPFGTYGQLTDKFGVSWIFRGEKQE; this comes from the coding sequence ATGTTACATTGTACTCCCTTCCTTTTATTTGACGGAAACTGCGCCGAAGCGATGACCTTTTACCAGAAATGCCTTGGTGGAGAATTGACCTTGACCAAACTGGGTGATACGCCCATGAAAGATCAGTTTCCGACCGAAAAACACGGAAGAATCATTAATGCGCAACTGAAAAGTGGCGCAATTGACTTTTCGGCTACCGATTGGATGGCTTCTCCTCAACTCGAGCCCAAGCCCGGGAATACGTTCAGCTTGTTTGTCGTGGGTACTTCCCTTGCTGATTTGAAACCGGTTTTTGAGAAGCTCGCGGAAGGAGCGGACCGGGACAAGCGGACCTTTATGGAGCTTCGTAGTGTACCCTTTGGTACCTACGGGCAGCTCACCGATAAATTTGGTGTCTCCTGGATTTTCAGAGGAGAGAAGCAAGAATAG
- a CDS encoding DUF2200 domain-containing protein encodes MNNANNHDERMAKMTFASVYPHYVNKVEKKARTKEELHQVIEWLTGYDEEKLKKLIEEKATFEKFFQKATLNSNARLITGTICGYRIEEIENPLTQQVRYLDKLVDELAKGRKMEKILRGA; translated from the coding sequence ATGAACAACGCAAACAATCACGATGAACGAATGGCAAAGATGACCTTCGCCTCGGTCTATCCGCATTATGTCAATAAAGTCGAGAAGAAAGCCAGGACGAAAGAAGAACTGCATCAGGTAATTGAGTGGCTGACCGGGTATGATGAAGAAAAGTTAAAAAAACTCATCGAAGAAAAGGCGACGTTTGAAAAGTTCTTTCAGAAGGCTACTCTGAATTCAAATGCCCGCCTGATCACAGGTACGATCTGTGGCTATCGGATAGAAGAAATAGAAAATCCATTAACTCAGCAGGTCAGGTACCTGGACAAATTGGTAGACGAGCTGGCCAAGGGACGCAAAATGGAGAAGATTCTGCGAGGCGCGTAA
- a CDS encoding NAD-dependent epimerase/dehydratase family protein, which yields MTAMRIFFTGGSGKAGKHVIPYLLDQGHRVMNVDLKPLDHPGVDNLIADITDSGQMFDAMSSYADLDELEPGNGVPKFDAVVHFAAIPRILIKPDNETFRINTLGTYNVIEAAVKLGIRKIIIASSETTYGICFSDGKTDPKVLPLEEDYDVDPMDSYGISKVVNEKTARGFQRRSGFDIYALRIGNVIEPHEYAELFPHYFKHPEVRRRNAFNYIDARDLGQIVDLCLKKDGLGYEVFNAANDENGAIIPSKELAERFFPGVPITRELGEYEALYSNRKIREVLGFKEQHNWQKYLNWG from the coding sequence ATGACGGCAATGCGTATATTTTTTACAGGAGGATCGGGCAAAGCAGGTAAGCACGTAATTCCCTACCTGCTTGACCAAGGACATCGGGTGATGAATGTAGACCTGAAGCCTCTGGATCACCCGGGGGTAGATAACCTGATCGCGGATATTACGGATTCCGGGCAAATGTTCGATGCCATGAGTTCGTATGCGGACCTTGATGAGCTGGAACCGGGAAACGGTGTACCAAAATTCGATGCCGTCGTGCATTTCGCAGCCATACCCCGGATCTTGATCAAACCCGACAATGAAACTTTCCGGATCAATACCCTAGGTACCTACAATGTAATTGAAGCGGCGGTCAAGCTGGGCATCAGGAAAATTATTATTGCCTCGTCGGAAACTACCTACGGCATCTGTTTTTCTGACGGTAAAACCGACCCCAAAGTACTTCCGCTGGAGGAGGATTACGACGTCGACCCCATGGATAGCTACGGAATATCGAAGGTGGTCAATGAAAAAACGGCCAGGGGCTTCCAGCGCCGGTCAGGTTTTGATATTTATGCCCTCCGCATCGGCAACGTGATTGAACCGCATGAATACGCTGAACTGTTTCCGCATTATTTTAAGCACCCCGAAGTACGTCGCCGAAATGCCTTCAATTACATTGATGCGCGAGACCTGGGACAGATCGTGGATTTGTGTTTGAAAAAAGACGGCCTCGGGTATGAGGTTTTCAACGCTGCAAATGATGAAAACGGAGCCATTATTCCCAGCAAAGAATTGGCAGAGCGGTTTTTCCCTGGGGTACCCATTACCCGTGAATTGGGGGAGTATGAAGCTTTGTATTCCAATCGGAAAATCCGGGAAGTCCTGGGATTTAAAGAACAACATAATTGGCAGAAGTACTTGAACTGGGGATGA
- a CDS encoding xanthine dehydrogenase family protein molybdopterin-binding subunit — MDTSIGIGNPIDRVEGHLKVTGMAKYSSEFPVDKMLYAQAINSTVAKGEISSIDTAEAKKQKGIVEIITYKNAEKLKTPDKKLPPLSTTSIQPVLQSPHINYYGEYVGVVVAETFEQAQYAARLVKIEYKKETPKIDFKDHRSDAYKPKESSDYSRGDVEAGLSKADEKLEATYNTPIEHHHPMELHAVIASWENGKVKAYASQQMINDAAITISNTFQIPKEDVRVIAPYVGGGFGSKLHAKQHVILAIMAAKKTGRPVQLTVTRHQMFTNTNLRQHNEQKVRIGATKDGTLTALAHETLSHTSTYEEFQESCGTVSKMLYKVPNNKVTHRLVPVNLQTPFAMRAPGEATGSFALESAMDEMAWKLKMDPIEFRIKNDTQTDPSNDKPFSSRLLVECLRIGADKFGWDKRKMEPAKNTNGNWLVGYGVSGASRAAPYQETSSKVILTLKDGTVLATIQMDATDIGTGSYTIIAQTASEYLDIPVGQVVVQLADSLFPVTPGSGGSWGAASYCNGARVACENAIKELKQKLNAGDKKMSVKELMTANKLTTYEAKGTAKPSEAFKEHSVYSFGANFAEVWVDKDTGMFRIKRMLNVGACGKILNPKTAFGQIIGGLTMGAGMVIAEQTRVEPNFGNFITRSFADYHVPVNLDMANVEVVFVPEEDKIANEMGIKGIGELGITSVAASIANAIFNATGKRMRDLPITPEKLIMAGVEPGVA, encoded by the coding sequence ATGGACACATCAATAGGAATAGGCAACCCGATCGACCGGGTAGAGGGGCACCTGAAAGTGACCGGGATGGCCAAATATTCGTCGGAGTTTCCGGTCGATAAAATGCTGTATGCCCAGGCAATCAATAGTACTGTTGCCAAAGGTGAAATTTCGTCGATCGATACAGCAGAAGCCAAAAAGCAGAAGGGAATCGTTGAAATTATTACCTACAAAAACGCCGAGAAGCTTAAGACGCCTGATAAGAAACTACCACCCCTTTCTACCACCAGTATCCAACCGGTGCTGCAGAGTCCGCACATTAATTATTACGGGGAATATGTAGGCGTAGTGGTAGCTGAAACTTTTGAGCAAGCCCAATACGCCGCAAGACTGGTCAAGATCGAGTACAAGAAAGAAACGCCAAAAATAGATTTCAAGGACCACCGATCGGACGCTTATAAACCCAAGGAAAGCTCAGATTATTCCCGGGGCGATGTGGAGGCAGGATTATCCAAGGCCGACGAAAAGCTGGAAGCGACCTACAATACGCCCATCGAGCACCATCACCCGATGGAGCTGCATGCCGTTATCGCCTCGTGGGAAAATGGCAAGGTAAAAGCGTACGCCAGCCAGCAGATGATTAACGATGCTGCCATCACTATTTCCAATACTTTCCAGATTCCCAAAGAAGATGTACGCGTCATAGCGCCTTATGTAGGTGGTGGCTTTGGCTCTAAACTACACGCCAAGCAGCACGTGATTTTGGCCATTATGGCGGCTAAAAAAACCGGTCGCCCGGTGCAGCTTACCGTTACCCGGCACCAGATGTTTACCAACACCAACCTCCGGCAGCACAATGAGCAGAAGGTAAGAATAGGTGCCACCAAAGATGGAACACTGACCGCCCTGGCCCACGAAACGTTATCGCATACTTCAACCTACGAAGAGTTCCAGGAATCGTGCGGTACCGTGAGCAAAATGCTTTATAAAGTACCCAATAACAAGGTAACCCACCGGCTGGTGCCGGTGAATCTACAGACGCCTTTCGCCATGCGCGCGCCGGGTGAAGCTACCGGAAGCTTTGCGCTGGAATCGGCGATGGATGAAATGGCCTGGAAACTTAAAATGGACCCGATTGAATTCAGGATCAAAAACGATACACAAACCGATCCCAGTAACGACAAACCATTCTCTTCCCGTTTGCTGGTCGAGTGCCTGCGGATCGGGGCCGATAAATTCGGTTGGGACAAACGAAAAATGGAACCGGCGAAAAATACCAATGGCAATTGGCTGGTAGGGTACGGCGTAAGTGGTGCGTCGCGGGCAGCACCTTATCAGGAAACATCGTCGAAAGTAATACTGACGCTCAAAGACGGAACCGTGTTGGCTACCATTCAGATGGATGCCACGGACATAGGTACCGGCAGCTATACCATTATTGCGCAGACGGCTTCGGAGTACCTTGATATTCCCGTTGGGCAGGTAGTTGTGCAACTTGCCGACTCGCTATTTCCCGTAACGCCCGGTTCCGGCGGATCGTGGGGAGCGGCTTCCTACTGCAATGGAGCGCGCGTTGCCTGTGAGAATGCGATTAAGGAATTAAAGCAAAAGCTGAATGCCGGTGATAAAAAAATGAGTGTGAAAGAGCTGATGACGGCCAACAAGCTAACTACCTACGAAGCCAAAGGTACCGCCAAACCTTCCGAAGCATTTAAAGAGCATTCGGTCTATTCGTTCGGGGCTAACTTCGCCGAAGTGTGGGTAGATAAGGATACCGGCATGTTCAGGATCAAGCGCATGCTGAATGTCGGGGCCTGCGGAAAAATACTGAATCCCAAAACGGCTTTTGGCCAGATCATCGGCGGATTGACCATGGGCGCAGGCATGGTGATCGCAGAACAGACCCGGGTTGAGCCGAACTTTGGCAACTTCATTACCCGTTCCTTTGCTGATTACCACGTTCCAGTCAACCTGGATATGGCCAATGTAGAAGTCGTATTTGTACCCGAAGAAGATAAAATAGCGAATGAAATGGGCATAAAGGGCATCGGCGAGTTGGGCATCACCAGTGTGGCGGCCTCTATTGCCAACGCCATTTTCAATGCCACCGGTAAGCGCATGCGTGACCTGCCTATCACGCCCGAAAAGTTGATTATGGCCGGTGTAGAGCCCGGTGTGGCTTAA
- a CDS encoding FAD binding domain-containing protein — protein sequence MRPFVYTQPQNPQAAVSAAAANKQAKYLGGGTNLIDLMKEDVERPTELIEVADLSFNDIKSNNAGGYTLGAMASNSDTANHPDIRKNYPLLSMAMLSAATAQIRNMATNGGNLLQRTRCPYFFETSMPCNKREPGTGCGARKGMNAQHAIFGWSDECVAVNPSDMCVALAAIGATVHVQQPGGKSRTIDFADFHRLPGDQPEKDNTLQPNELITAIDLPKPIFTDHYYYLKIRERSSYAFALISVAAGLQMEGGTIAKAGLAMGGVAHKPWKLTEAEAFLSGKKPTQDNFQQAAELAMRPARTLSDNEYKVEMGKKAIVRALTQAFEKNA from the coding sequence ATGAGACCTTTTGTATATACCCAGCCGCAGAATCCGCAGGCCGCCGTATCGGCCGCTGCGGCCAACAAACAAGCCAAGTACCTGGGTGGCGGTACCAACCTGATCGATTTGATGAAGGAAGACGTGGAACGTCCTACCGAGTTGATCGAAGTGGCGGACCTGAGTTTCAACGACATTAAATCGAACAATGCAGGCGGCTACACGCTGGGCGCCATGGCCAGCAATTCCGATACCGCCAACCATCCCGACATCCGAAAAAACTACCCTCTGCTTTCCATGGCGATGCTGTCGGCGGCTACGGCGCAGATCCGGAACATGGCGACCAACGGCGGCAACTTATTGCAACGTACCCGTTGCCCCTACTTTTTCGAAACGTCGATGCCCTGTAACAAGCGGGAACCAGGCACGGGTTGTGGAGCCAGGAAAGGCATGAACGCCCAGCACGCCATTTTCGGGTGGAGTGACGAATGCGTAGCCGTCAATCCTTCCGATATGTGTGTGGCTCTGGCGGCAATCGGTGCTACGGTACACGTGCAACAGCCTGGCGGTAAATCCAGAACCATTGATTTTGCCGATTTTCATCGCCTGCCGGGCGATCAGCCGGAGAAAGACAACACGCTGCAACCCAATGAACTCATTACGGCGATTGACCTACCCAAGCCTATTTTTACCGATCACTATTACTACCTGAAAATCCGGGAGCGTTCCAGCTATGCTTTCGCGCTCATTTCGGTCGCGGCCGGATTACAAATGGAGGGCGGTACCATTGCCAAAGCCGGTCTTGCCATGGGTGGGGTGGCGCACAAACCCTGGAAACTGACCGAAGCCGAAGCCTTTCTGAGCGGCAAGAAACCCACTCAGGACAACTTTCAGCAGGCCGCGGAACTGGCCATGCGCCCGGCCCGCACTCTGTCCGACAATGAATATAAAGTTGAAATGGGCAAAAAAGCCATTGTAAGAGCGCTTACGCAGGCTTTTGAGAAAAACGCGTAA